CCCGCGGGCCGTTTTGGAGACACGATGACGCAGGAAAAGATTTACGACTCGGTGCACATGGGGCGCTCGTCCATTGACCTGTACAGCGATGATGTGGGCGCGCCTTTTGTGGAGATCACGAAGTTCGCGGCGTATGTGGGCGGGTCGCCGCTGAACATCAGCGTGGGCGGGCGGCGGCTGGGGATGGACACGGCGGTGCTGACGGCGCTGGGCGCGGACCCGGTGGGCGATTTCATCCTGCATTTTCTGGAGCGGGAGGGGGTGGAGACGGGCTTTGTCCCGCGCAAGCCGGGCCGCCGGACGAGCGCGGTGGTGCTGGGCATCGAGCCGCCGGACCGGTTTCCGCTGGTGTATTACCGGGACAACTGCGCGGACATCGAGCTGACGATTGACGACGTGCTGGCGGCGCCGGTGACGCGGTGCAAAGTGTTCCAGTTCGCGGGGACGAACCTCTGCAAAGAGCCAAGCCGGAGCGCCACGTTTTTCGCGGCGGAGCTGGCGCGCGCGGCGGGGGCCGAGGTGGTCTTCGACATAGATTTCCGGCCCGACCAGTGGCACGACCCGCGCGCCTTCGGCGTGACGGCGCGGGCGGTGCTGCCGCTGGTGGACATCGTGCTGGGCACGGACGACGAGATCAACGCGGCGATGCTGCGCGACCCGGCGCAGATCACCCTGACCCATTCGCAGGTGTCGGACACGAAGGTGGCGGGCGACGTGGAGGCGGGGATTGCGGCGTTGCTGGCGCGGGGTCCGAAGGCATTGGTCCACAAGCGCGGGGTGCACGGCGCCCGGGTCCATGTGCGGCGGGAGGACGGCGCCGTGGAGCAGATTGACGCGCCGGGATATCCGGTCGAGGTGTACAACATTCTCGGCGCGGGCGACGCCTTCGCGGCGGGCTTTATCTGCGGGCGGGTCCGGGGGATGGGCTGGCGCGAGGCGGGGCGGCTGGGCGCGGCCTGCGGCGCGATTGTGGTGACGAAGCACGGCTGCGCGAATTTTATGCCGACCTGGGATGAGGTGATGTCGTTTGTCGGGGAACGCGGGGGGCTGTAGGATGACAAACGAGAAAGCATCGGCCTTGCCAAATGCGGTGGACAAGGTTTCCGATGAGGCGCTTGCGCTTCCGGCAGACGCGCGCATAGCGCTGGTGGACAGGCTTCTGGAGAGCCTGAACCTTCCCGCACAGCCGGAGATTGAGCGCTTATGGACGGAGGAGGCGGAGCGGCGCGCCGCTGAAATGGAGCGGGGGGAGGTTGCGCCCGTTCCCGGCGGGGAAGTTTACAGTGAAATCCGGCGAAAACACGCCAGATGATGTTTTGTTTTCACCCACACGCGCGCGATGAATTCAAGGGGCTATCTCACACGGCGTCGAGGGCGGCGCGCAATTTTGCAAGGTGGTCCGGCACGGCGGTCATGGGGTCGGCGTCCTCCTCGTACTCGAGGGCCACATAGCCCCGGTAGTTGGCGGCGCGCAGGATTTCCGCGATGCGGGGGTAGTCTGCCGTCTCCTTTTTGCCGTTCACTTTCACTGCGGCCTTCACTTGGACGTTGAGGGACTCCGGGGCGAGTTTTGCCATGTTGCCGTAGGGGTCGTCGTCGAAGTTGCCCGTGTCCAGGTTGACGGTGAACCATTCGTTGTCCACGGCGCGGAGGAGGCGCAGCACATCGTCGGCGGACTCCGTGAGGTAGCCGTGGTTCTCTATGGCAAGGAAGACGCCGCGCGTTCCGGCATAGTCGCAGGCTTCGCGAAGCCCCTCGACAGCCCAGCCGTAGGCGGTGTCGCGGTCCGCCCTGGCGTTCTTACTTCCCGCGAAGACGCGGATGATGGGCGCGCCGATTTCAACGGCGTTCCCAATCCAGCGCTTCATGTCGGCCATCTGGCGGTCGCGGTCTTCACCGGGGGGCAGACAGAAGTTGTTGCCGACGGCGGTGCCCGAAATGGCCAGTCCCAGCCGGAAGGCCTTCGCCTTGAGGGAGTGGAGATAGGCGGTCTC
This region of Candidatus Hydrogenedentota bacterium genomic DNA includes:
- a CDS encoding sugar phosphate isomerase/epimerase, whose product is MKTTRRQLLAGAAALAAGSLAPATPAQEAPAAAAPPRFRLSLAAYSFRDLLPRGEKKGVMTLHDLLDKCAEWRLDAFEPTSYYFSSEETAYLHSLKAKAFRLGLAISGTAVGNNFCLPPGEDRDRQMADMKRWIGNAVEIGAPIIRVFAGSKNARADRDTAYGWAVEGLREACDYAGTRGVFLAIENHGYLTESADDVLRLLRAVDNEWFTVNLDTGNFDDDPYGNMAKLAPESLNVQVKAAVKVNGKKETADYPRIAEILRAANYRGYVALEYEEDADPMTAVPDHLAKLRAALDAV
- the iolC gene encoding 5-dehydro-2-deoxygluconokinase produces the protein MGRSSIDLYSDDVGAPFVEITKFAAYVGGSPLNISVGGRRLGMDTAVLTALGADPVGDFILHFLEREGVETGFVPRKPGRRTSAVVLGIEPPDRFPLVYYRDNCADIELTIDDVLAAPVTRCKVFQFAGTNLCKEPSRSATFFAAELARAAGAEVVFDIDFRPDQWHDPRAFGVTARAVLPLVDIVLGTDDEINAAMLRDPAQITLTHSQVSDTKVAGDVEAGIAALLARGPKALVHKRGVHGARVHVRREDGAVEQIDAPGYPVEVYNILGAGDAFAAGFICGRVRGMGWREAGRLGAACGAIVVTKHGCANFMPTWDEVMSFVGERGGL
- a CDS encoding addiction module protein, yielding MTNEKASALPNAVDKVSDEALALPADARIALVDRLLESLNLPAQPEIERLWTEEAERRAAEMERGEVAPVPGGEVYSEIRRKHAR